The following is a genomic window from Capnocytophaga stomatis.
GAAGCTTTTGTGGCATTAGCGAAAGATTTAGCAGAGTTAGCTTTGTCAGTAAATTCAAAAGAGGAATTGTTAGCTGCTGATTACAAAGGAATTTCAGTTGCTGATAAGTTGACTGAGCAAACAGGAGTTATCGGTGAAAAAATTGAAATCGGTGCATTCGAGAAATTAGAAGGAGCTTTTGTAGGTGGATACATTCACCACGGAAATAAAATCGCTTCATTGGTAGGCTTGTCAGCTAGTATTTCAGATGCAAGTGACGTGTCTAAAAACTTAGCAATGCAAGTTGCTGCAATGGGGGCAGAAACCTTATCGTATAAAGATTTCTCTTCTGAATATCTTGCTAAAGAAACGGAAGCTCGTATCGCAATCATTGAAAAAGAAAATGAAGAGTTAGCACGTTTGGGCAAACCTCTTAAAAATGTTCCTAAATTTGTTTCTTACGCTCAATTAACAGAAGAGGTGTTGAAACAAGCAGAGGAAGATGCAAAAGCAGAGTTAAAAGCAGAAGGAAAACCAGAGCAAATTTGGGATAAAATTCTTCCAGGTAAATTACAAAGATTCATCAGCGATAACACAACATTAGACCAAGAAAAAGCTTTGTTAGACCAAGTTTATATCTCTGACGAATCTAAAAAAGTATCTGAATACGTAAAATCAAAAGGTGTGGAAATCACTGGATTTAAACGTGTTGCACTATAATTTAGTTAAGAAGTTAAAACTTAATATAATCAATCGGGTTCGTTTTTTATGAATCCGATTTTTTATTTTATAAGATTGTAATTTGTAGGCAATGTTTTTAAATTTATTTTGTTATTTTGAGCTATTAGTGAAATGTAATTTTTCAATTAAGAAAACTAAAATTTTTTGATAGAAATATAATATTTAGTTAGAAAAATATTGTTTTTTCAATAAATCTTTCTACTTTAGCAGGCAAAATTCAAAATACAGATGGAAAATAGAGAATTATTTCGTTTTGTGAAAGCAGAGTCTTGGGCAAATTCATTGT
Proteins encoded in this region:
- the tsf gene encoding translation elongation factor Ts, which codes for MANITAAEVNKLRQATGAGMMDCKAALVEAEGDFDKAIEILRKKGQKVAAKRADRDSSEGAVIAKVNADNTKGAIVSLNCETDFVAKNEAFVALAKDLAELALSVNSKEELLAADYKGISVADKLTEQTGVIGEKIEIGAFEKLEGAFVGGYIHHGNKIASLVGLSASISDASDVSKNLAMQVAAMGAETLSYKDFSSEYLAKETEARIAIIEKENEELARLGKPLKNVPKFVSYAQLTEEVLKQAEEDAKAELKAEGKPEQIWDKILPGKLQRFISDNTTLDQEKALLDQVYISDESKKVSEYVKSKGVEITGFKRVAL